DNA sequence from the Gammaproteobacteria bacterium genome:
TCCAGGCGCTTTATGATGATGAAACCTATACCCTGTCTATCGACAGCCATATGCGTTTCGCACCGCATTGGGATCAAATCCTGATCGAAGAATTACAACGCTGCGACAGCGAACACGCAGTATTAAGCTGCTATCCGCCGGACTATCGTCCGGAACAGGAACAAAAGAGAAGCGCGGATGATCAACACGATGCCATCGTAATGGTCGTGGGTTCCGTGCTCGAAGGCGGAATCCCGCGCTTTGCCGGCCACCTCCTCTCGGCAACCCCATCCCGGCCGTTACGCGGCCTGTTCGCCGCCGCCGGCTTTCATTTCGGGCCCGGGCATCTAATAGAGAACGTACCCACCGACCCGGCTTATTACTTTAACCAGGAAGAGGCCGCACTGGCGGTAAAACTGTGGACACACGGCTACGATATTTACAGCCCCACCAGACAGGTTATTTTTCATCAATATATGAACCTGCCCCATGGGGAGGCTCGACGCCCATTGCACTGGGAAGACCACGACAACTGGGGTGCCATCCACAAACAGGGAGTTGAGCGGCTGCTTCATATTCTCAACGTCGAATCCGCATCCAATCTCGACGCATTGCGCGACATCGAGCACTATCCGCTGGGAAGCCAACGCTCACTCAACGAATTTATGCGCCTCTCCGGTATCGATTTTTCTTCAGCAGACAAAACGTCACGCGCCGCTAATGGCGAATTC
Encoded proteins:
- a CDS encoding GlcNAc-transferase family protein → QALYDDETYTLSIDSHMRFAPHWDQILIEELQRCDSEHAVLSCYPPDYRPEQEQKRSADDQHDAIVMVVGSVLEGGIPRFAGHLLSATPSRPLRGLFAAAGFHFGPGHLIENVPTDPAYYFNQEEAALAVKLWTHGYDIYSPTRQVIFHQYMNLPHGEARRPLHWEDHDNWGAIHKQGVERLLHILNVESASNLDALRDIEHYPLGSQRSLNEFMRLSGIDFSSADKTSRAANGEFIAELNPWFSPDQATAAPSIRTVI